In the genome of Streptomyces globosus, one region contains:
- a CDS encoding trypsin-like serine protease gives MSAPPLRSARMTGLLVSATAVAAGLVSAGPAQAITGPEAQAAQHAYAAKLTIGDEANNRGCTGTLVDPRWVLTAASCFAATPGKPVPAGKPALKTTAVLGRQSHDIVEVSASASDRDVVLARLAAPVVDIAPVKLAGSAPAAGTEVTAAGFGRTKTEWVPGSLHTGTFTVNGSDATTLALTGKGTDAICKGDTGGPLLNAAGELVAVNSRSWQGGCLGTNAAETRTGAVSARADDLGAWIGQVTAPRNGDQVALLAGGGGTMWSQFGDLGYGEYGSSWSKVDGQDVSRVSTVRHGDAVRAYAIAGGHVHARDLDLATGRWSGWGQVPGNAAGAKDISAALVGDTVHVLIVGSDGNLYQQAADYRAGRWNNAWTAVGAVGLSHITSAATGTTVRVQGIGGGHVYGRDYDIRTGTWSPWGAVPGGVSGAVDISSSTVGNNVHVQIIGSDGGIWTQFGDYDNGRWNDTWTKVGGTGLTRISSIPSGSGVELYAVGGDGRISKASMNTATGKWSAFNEVQGSLTGASDVAAAVAVAPSKVTLAAAAGGTLFSQNGKLDTGTFGTEWANVGGATVTSLAAVDHGGVIRYVGVADGKVYDRTYDPRSRVWGSWTAIPGGATGVKDVSAAMISNVLYVQIIGSNGGLYTQIGDYNAGRWNDTWTPVAGSTGLTGIASVKAGPFVRLYGINGGKVYGRDFDSRSRTWTVWGELPGNLAGADDIAVSSIGHTVHVQAIASDGALYAQTGDYLAGSWKPAWNKIGGSGLTRITSTSAANNVHVYATDAAGKVQSTTLDSTLGFWTDWRAIPGTLAGPTDITATFTR, from the coding sequence ATGTCTGCACCCCCTCTGCGCTCCGCGCGGATGACCGGTCTGCTCGTGTCCGCCACTGCGGTCGCCGCAGGCCTCGTATCGGCCGGCCCCGCACAGGCGATCACCGGACCCGAAGCCCAGGCGGCCCAGCACGCCTACGCCGCAAAGCTGACCATCGGCGACGAGGCCAACAACCGGGGCTGCACCGGCACTCTGGTGGACCCGCGTTGGGTCCTGACCGCCGCGAGCTGCTTCGCAGCCACCCCCGGCAAGCCGGTTCCTGCCGGAAAGCCCGCCCTGAAGACGACTGCCGTGCTGGGCCGGCAGAGCCATGACATCGTCGAGGTCTCCGCGAGTGCCTCCGACCGAGACGTGGTCCTGGCCCGCCTCGCCGCCCCCGTAGTGGATATCGCCCCCGTCAAGCTCGCCGGCAGCGCGCCGGCGGCGGGCACCGAGGTCACCGCGGCAGGCTTCGGCCGGACGAAGACCGAGTGGGTGCCCGGCAGCCTCCACACCGGTACCTTCACCGTGAACGGATCCGACGCCACCACCCTCGCCCTCACCGGCAAGGGCACCGACGCCATCTGCAAGGGCGACACCGGCGGCCCGCTGCTGAACGCCGCCGGGGAACTCGTGGCGGTCAACAGCCGTTCCTGGCAGGGCGGCTGCCTCGGAACGAACGCGGCCGAGACCCGCACCGGAGCCGTGTCCGCCCGTGCCGACGACCTCGGGGCGTGGATCGGCCAGGTCACCGCTCCCCGCAACGGCGACCAGGTGGCCCTGCTCGCTGGTGGCGGCGGCACCATGTGGTCGCAGTTCGGCGACCTCGGGTACGGCGAGTACGGTTCGTCGTGGAGCAAGGTCGACGGCCAGGACGTCTCCCGGGTGAGCACGGTCCGCCACGGGGACGCGGTCCGTGCCTACGCCATCGCAGGCGGCCACGTCCACGCCCGGGACCTCGACCTCGCGACCGGCAGGTGGTCCGGCTGGGGCCAGGTTCCGGGCAACGCCGCCGGAGCGAAGGACATCTCCGCCGCCCTCGTCGGTGACACGGTCCACGTGCTGATCGTCGGCTCCGACGGCAACCTGTACCAGCAGGCCGCCGACTACCGGGCAGGCCGCTGGAACAATGCCTGGACCGCCGTTGGGGCGGTCGGGCTCTCCCACATCACCAGCGCCGCCACAGGGACCACTGTGCGTGTCCAGGGCATCGGCGGCGGCCATGTCTACGGACGCGACTACGACATCCGCACCGGCACCTGGTCTCCCTGGGGTGCGGTCCCGGGCGGCGTCAGCGGCGCGGTCGACATCTCCTCCAGCACCGTAGGAAACAACGTCCACGTCCAGATCATCGGCTCCGACGGCGGCATCTGGACCCAGTTCGGCGACTATGACAACGGCCGCTGGAACGACACCTGGACCAAGGTCGGCGGCACCGGCCTCACCCGCATCAGCAGCATCCCGTCCGGCAGCGGCGTCGAGCTCTACGCCGTCGGCGGCGACGGCAGGATCAGCAAGGCGTCGATGAACACCGCCACCGGCAAGTGGAGCGCCTTCAACGAGGTCCAAGGCAGCCTCACCGGGGCTTCCGACGTGGCCGCCGCGGTCGCCGTCGCCCCCTCGAAGGTGACGCTGGCCGCGGCCGCCGGCGGCACCCTGTTCAGCCAGAACGGCAAGCTGGACACCGGCACCTTCGGCACCGAGTGGGCCAACGTCGGCGGCGCCACCGTCACGAGCCTCGCCGCGGTGGACCACGGCGGCGTCATCCGCTACGTCGGCGTCGCCGACGGCAAGGTCTACGACCGCACGTACGACCCGCGCAGCCGCGTCTGGGGCAGCTGGACTGCCATCCCCGGTGGCGCCACCGGCGTCAAGGACGTCTCCGCCGCCATGATCAGCAATGTCCTGTACGTCCAGATCATCGGTTCCAACGGTGGCCTGTACACGCAAATCGGCGACTACAACGCCGGCCGCTGGAACGACACCTGGACCCCGGTCGCCGGATCCACGGGCTTGACCGGCATCGCCAGTGTCAAGGCCGGCCCCTTCGTCCGCCTCTACGGCATCAACGGCGGCAAGGTCTACGGACGCGACTTCGACAGCCGCAGCCGCACCTGGACGGTCTGGGGCGAACTGCCCGGCAACCTCGCCGGTGCCGACGACATCGCGGTCTCCAGCATCGGCCACACCGTCCACGTACAGGCCATCGCCTCCGACGGCGCGCTCTACGCGCAGACCGGCGACTACCTGGCCGGGAGCTGGAAGCCGGCCTGGAACAAGATCGGCGGCAGCGGCCTGACCCGCATCACGAGTACCTCCGCAGCCAACAACGTCCACGTCTACGCCACCGATGCGGCCGGCAAGGTCCAGAGCACGACCCTCGACTCGACGCTGGGCTTTTGGACCGACTGGCGCGCGATCCCCGGCACCCTCGCCGGCCCGACCGACATCACCGCCACCTTCACCCGATAG
- a CDS encoding FG-GAP-like repeat-containing protein — protein MSALRPHPTRTTSLVVTATAVAAGLAVVAPAHALTGPEAPSGQYAPVVKLNIGDEANARGCTGTLVDQWWVATAASCFAAHPGEQVPAGAPALQATVTLANGETREITELAPRAERDLVLARLVLPARDAATAKVSATLPAAGGDLTAAGFGRTKTEWVPDKLHTGTFSLDSATATTLAITGKGTDAVCKGDTGGPLLNAAGELVAVNSRSWQGGCLGSNPAETRTGAIAARTDDLTQWIAKTIEPRRSAAANEVGGSDQVRWADWNGDGKPDYISIAGNGNVSVWLNRGPNAWQGIGRVATGTTTDRSRIRLADFDGDGKADYWAINPNGSVNVHINRGGDGAGGWQNLGIVATGVTTKQDQIRFADWDGDGRSDFLTIADNGNVNVWLNRGPNAWQGIGRVATGTTTDRSRIRLADFDGDGKADYWAINPNGSVNVHINRGGDVGGGWTNIGQVASGVTTEHNRVHFADFDGDTHADYLLRSSGTSTAYSVWLGNGQVNAWNGLGQIASGV, from the coding sequence ATGTCTGCTCTCCGCCCCCATCCGACGCGGACGACCAGCCTCGTCGTGACCGCGACCGCGGTCGCCGCCGGCCTGGCCGTCGTCGCCCCGGCCCATGCCCTCACCGGCCCGGAAGCCCCATCCGGCCAATACGCGCCTGTCGTGAAGCTGAACATCGGCGACGAGGCGAACGCGCGCGGCTGCACCGGCACGCTCGTCGACCAGTGGTGGGTCGCCACCGCCGCCAGCTGCTTCGCCGCCCACCCGGGCGAGCAGGTCCCCGCAGGGGCCCCCGCTCTGCAGGCCACCGTCACGCTCGCCAACGGCGAGACCCGCGAGATCACTGAGCTCGCCCCCCGCGCAGAGCGCGACCTGGTCCTGGCCCGTCTCGTACTGCCGGCCAGGGACGCGGCCACCGCAAAGGTCTCCGCCACCCTCCCGGCGGCCGGCGGCGACCTCACCGCGGCCGGCTTCGGCAGGACGAAGACCGAGTGGGTGCCGGACAAGCTCCACACCGGCACGTTCAGCCTCGACTCTGCGACTGCCACCACACTGGCGATCACGGGCAAGGGCACCGACGCCGTCTGCAAGGGCGACACCGGCGGCCCCCTCCTCAACGCTGCAGGTGAACTCGTCGCCGTCAACAGCCGCTCATGGCAGGGCGGCTGCCTGGGCAGCAACCCGGCCGAAACCCGTACGGGCGCCATCGCCGCCCGCACCGACGACCTCACCCAGTGGATTGCCAAGACCATCGAACCGCGGCGCTCCGCGGCTGCGAACGAGGTCGGCGGCAGTGACCAGGTGCGGTGGGCCGACTGGAACGGCGACGGCAAGCCCGACTACATCAGCATCGCCGGCAACGGCAACGTCAGCGTCTGGCTGAACCGCGGCCCCAACGCCTGGCAGGGCATCGGCAGGGTCGCCACCGGCACCACCACCGACCGCTCCCGCATACGCCTCGCCGACTTCGACGGCGACGGCAAGGCCGACTACTGGGCCATCAACCCCAACGGCTCCGTCAACGTCCACATCAACCGCGGAGGCGACGGCGCCGGCGGCTGGCAGAACCTGGGCATCGTGGCGACGGGCGTCACCACCAAGCAGGACCAGATCCGTTTCGCCGACTGGGACGGTGACGGTCGCTCGGACTTCCTCACCATCGCCGACAACGGCAACGTCAACGTCTGGCTGAACCGCGGCCCCAACGCCTGGCAGGGCATCGGCAGGGTCGCCACCGGCACCACCACCGACCGCTCCCGCATACGCCTCGCCGACTTCGACGGCGACGGCAAGGCCGACTACTGGGCCATCAACCCCAACGGCTCCGTCAACGTCCACATCAACCGCGGGGGTGACGTCGGCGGCGGCTGGACCAACATCGGCCAGGTTGCCTCCGGGGTGACCACCGAACACAACCGCGTTCACTTCGCGGACTTCGACGGTGACACCCACGCCGACTACCTGCTGCGCAGCAGCGGCACCAGCACGGCCTACAGCGTCTGGCTCGGCAACGGCCAGGTCAACGCATGGAACGGCCTCGGCCAGATCGCCAGCGGCGTCTGA
- a CDS encoding EF-hand domain-containing protein, protein MDSAEYERKIAARFAAFDQDGNGYIDREDFSAAARAVLAEFGTTARSEKGQAVFAGAEAFWQGMAGIADVDGDQRVTREEFVTGAAKRLRDNPHRFAEIARPFLHAVLAAAGGDGAGTPPEAAARVLHVLGTPAELAGQVAAGLDTDGDGLIAEDDVLAAFAAYCGVEAPDA, encoded by the coding sequence ATGGACAGCGCAGAGTACGAGCGCAAGATCGCCGCCCGATTCGCCGCCTTCGACCAGGACGGCAACGGATACATCGACCGCGAGGACTTCAGCGCGGCCGCCCGGGCGGTCCTGGCCGAATTCGGCACGACGGCACGGTCGGAGAAGGGCCAGGCCGTCTTCGCGGGCGCCGAGGCCTTCTGGCAGGGCATGGCCGGCATCGCCGACGTCGACGGCGACCAGCGGGTGACCCGTGAGGAGTTCGTCACCGGCGCGGCGAAGCGGCTGCGGGACAACCCGCACCGCTTCGCGGAGATCGCCCGCCCGTTCCTCCACGCGGTGCTCGCCGCGGCCGGCGGGGACGGCGCGGGGACGCCCCCGGAGGCGGCGGCGCGCGTGCTGCACGTGCTCGGCACGCCGGCGGAGCTCGCCGGGCAGGTGGCGGCGGGCCTCGACACGGACGGGGACGGCCTCATCGCGGAGGACGACGTCCTGGCGGCGTTCGCGGCGTACTGCGGCGTCGAGGCCCCGGACGCCTGA
- a CDS encoding sigma-70 family RNA polymerase sigma factor — protein MPKDVPPRWDRRMQQRLARGEAAALGELYDRFASLVHGLAHRVLGDEGGADRVTREVFGYIWQHPEAYDPRQGSMRSWVARIAQGRAVDRLRQAERGRGSREELEEKVRSANAAARADYIVTSMPAPLRAALELAYFQRRDYRQAAADLRISEDEARRRLRLGLQLLSTANALPQEDTAPPGYGPPGYGTPR, from the coding sequence ATGCCGAAGGACGTACCACCGCGCTGGGACCGCCGCATGCAGCAGCGCCTCGCCCGCGGCGAGGCCGCCGCACTCGGAGAGCTGTACGACCGGTTCGCGTCCCTCGTGCACGGCCTGGCGCACCGGGTCCTCGGCGACGAGGGCGGCGCCGACCGCGTCACCCGCGAGGTGTTCGGCTACATCTGGCAGCACCCGGAGGCCTACGACCCCCGGCAGGGCTCCATGCGCTCCTGGGTGGCCCGGATCGCCCAGGGGCGGGCAGTGGACCGGCTCCGCCAGGCCGAGCGGGGCCGCGGCTCCCGCGAGGAGCTGGAGGAGAAGGTCCGCAGCGCCAACGCCGCCGCCCGCGCCGACTACATCGTCACGTCCATGCCCGCGCCGCTGCGGGCCGCGCTGGAACTCGCGTACTTCCAGCGCCGCGACTACCGGCAGGCCGCCGCGGACCTCCGGATCAGCGAGGACGAGGCCCGGCGCCGGCTCCGCCTCGGCCTGCAGCTGCTGTCGACCGCCAACGCCCTCCCGCAGGAGGACACCGCACCGCCCGGATACGGCCCGCCCGGATATGGAACCCCCCGATGA
- a CDS encoding maleylpyruvate isomerase N-terminal domain-containing protein produces MNGPDDGRDGPGGPGGPGGRRPGPEEQQVGGAPRIPGPRGAAGTLDPAHAPPPQDPPPAPDGAPPTAAESPAPGGRAPEPRSHTVLKSLLGAWALAACSAEETQAVEEHLTECAPCAEEALRLRDAVGLLHREESLDLKPMLRSRVLEECLGKRPARIPVPAWAGPYDTETARLDALLRDFGDGEWETPVRLKWFEEERRRTRRTTVAGVIGHLMTVDGLVAAALGLDDPLGGGAPQQGGATARTEHYWSSAGQPPTRHVRKPWREQGHALLRTVSFAGRGAAGLTVDYGPFALPLGDAFLERAFECWVHAWDIAEAVDYPYDAPSGPDLNRMIDLAARLLPSALAHRRRTGLAAPARRLAEAGAPGRTLRLEIEGSGGGSWDIALDSPAAAPSPEHTVARIALDGAEFCQLAAGHISPEEAAVGQDGDREAIRDVLFAAASLSRL; encoded by the coding sequence ATGAACGGTCCCGACGACGGACGCGACGGCCCCGGCGGCCCGGGCGGCCCCGGCGGCCGCCGCCCCGGCCCCGAAGAACAGCAGGTCGGCGGGGCGCCCCGGATACCGGGCCCGCGCGGCGCGGCCGGCACCCTCGACCCCGCGCACGCGCCGCCCCCGCAGGACCCGCCCCCGGCGCCGGACGGCGCGCCCCCGACGGCGGCGGAGTCCCCGGCACCGGGCGGGCGGGCCCCCGAGCCCCGCTCGCACACCGTGCTGAAGTCCCTGCTCGGCGCGTGGGCGCTCGCCGCGTGCTCCGCCGAGGAGACGCAGGCCGTGGAGGAGCACCTCACCGAGTGCGCGCCCTGCGCGGAGGAGGCGCTGCGGCTGCGCGACGCGGTCGGCCTGCTGCACCGCGAGGAGAGTCTGGACCTCAAGCCGATGCTGCGGTCGCGCGTCCTGGAGGAGTGCCTGGGCAAGCGGCCCGCCCGCATCCCCGTCCCGGCGTGGGCGGGCCCGTACGACACCGAGACCGCGCGGCTCGACGCGCTGCTGCGGGACTTCGGCGACGGCGAGTGGGAGACCCCGGTCCGGCTGAAGTGGTTCGAGGAGGAGCGGCGGCGCACCCGCCGCACGACGGTCGCCGGGGTCATCGGCCACCTGATGACCGTGGACGGGCTCGTCGCGGCGGCCCTCGGGCTCGACGACCCGCTCGGCGGCGGGGCGCCGCAGCAGGGCGGGGCGACCGCCCGCACCGAGCACTACTGGAGCTCCGCCGGGCAGCCGCCGACCCGGCACGTCCGCAAGCCGTGGCGGGAGCAGGGGCACGCCCTCCTGCGGACCGTCTCGTTCGCGGGCCGGGGCGCGGCCGGGCTGACCGTGGACTACGGGCCGTTCGCCCTGCCGCTCGGCGACGCCTTCCTGGAGCGCGCCTTCGAGTGCTGGGTGCACGCCTGGGACATCGCGGAGGCGGTGGACTACCCGTACGACGCGCCGTCGGGGCCGGACCTGAACCGGATGATCGACCTGGCGGCGCGGCTCCTGCCGAGCGCGCTGGCGCACCGGCGGCGGACGGGCCTCGCTGCCCCGGCGCGCCGGCTCGCCGAGGCGGGCGCGCCGGGCCGGACCCTGCGCCTGGAGATCGAGGGCTCGGGCGGCGGCAGCTGGGACATCGCGCTGGACTCCCCGGCGGCCGCACCGTCGCCGGAGCACACGGTGGCGCGGATCGCGCTGGACGGGGCCGAGTTCTGCCAGCTGGCCGCCGGGCACATCTCCCCGGAGGAGGCGGCCGTCGGGCAGGACGGCGACCGCGAGGCGATCCGCGACGTGCTGTTCGCCGCCGCCTCGCTGAGCCGCCTCTGA
- the purU gene encoding formyltetrahydrofolate deformylase, with protein sequence MSDDPHTEAPQQYVLTLSCPDKQGIVHAVSSYLFMTGCNIEDSRQFGDHDTGLFFMRVHFSAEPPVSVEKLRASFAAIGDSFRMDWQIHRSDERMRIVLMVSKFGHCLNDLLFRTRIGALPVEIAAVVSNHTDFAELVASYDIPFHHIPVTKETKAAAEQKLLDIVRAENVELVVLARYMQVLSDTLCRELSGRIINIHHSFLPSFKGAKPYHQAHARGVKLIGATAHYVTADLDEGPIIEQEVERVGHEVTPDQLVAVGRDVECQALARAVKWHSEHRVLLNGSRTVVFA encoded by the coding sequence ATGAGCGACGACCCGCACACCGAGGCCCCCCAGCAGTACGTACTGACCCTGTCCTGCCCCGACAAGCAGGGCATCGTGCACGCCGTGTCCAGCTACCTGTTTATGACCGGGTGCAACATCGAGGACAGCCGCCAGTTCGGCGACCACGACACCGGCCTGTTCTTCATGCGGGTCCACTTCTCGGCCGAGCCGCCCGTCTCGGTGGAGAAGCTGCGGGCCAGCTTCGCCGCGATCGGCGACTCCTTCCGCATGGACTGGCAGATCCACCGCTCCGACGAGCGGATGCGGATCGTCCTGATGGTCTCGAAGTTCGGGCACTGCCTGAACGACCTGCTGTTCCGCACCCGGATCGGCGCCCTGCCGGTGGAGATCGCCGCCGTGGTCTCGAACCACACCGACTTCGCCGAGCTCGTCGCCTCGTACGACATCCCCTTCCACCACATCCCGGTGACGAAGGAGACGAAGGCGGCGGCCGAGCAGAAGCTCCTGGACATCGTCCGTGCCGAGAACGTCGAACTCGTCGTCCTCGCCCGCTACATGCAGGTCCTCTCGGACACCCTGTGCCGGGAGCTGAGCGGCCGGATCATCAACATCCACCACTCCTTCCTGCCGAGCTTCAAGGGAGCGAAGCCGTACCACCAGGCGCACGCCCGGGGCGTGAAGCTGATCGGCGCGACCGCCCACTACGTCACGGCCGACCTCGACGAGGGCCCGATCATCGAGCAGGAGGTCGAGCGCGTCGGCCACGAGGTCACCCCGGACCAGCTCGTGGCGGTCGGCCGCGACGTGGAGTGCCAGGCCCTGGCCCGGGCCGTGAAGTGGCACAGCGAGCACCGCGTCCTGCTGAACGGCAGCCGCACGGTCGTCTTCGCCTAG
- a CDS encoding SCO4402 family protein: protein MGGMPLNDMPWWRWRSNVRSALHMISDPVFQKETWLAGVEGYGDVTDAVYRLVEDTWLDSWSADRYVGTIFRDAHEAALVDAAVLRVLRILHQVGPDAPVSAYLDHPDWPEAVRAAREAHVRMARSDGDDPDAAPRSLELLRILTRGV from the coding sequence ATGGGCGGCATGCCCCTGAACGACATGCCGTGGTGGCGCTGGCGCAGCAACGTGCGCTCGGCGCTGCACATGATCTCCGACCCGGTCTTCCAGAAGGAGACCTGGCTCGCCGGAGTCGAGGGATACGGGGACGTCACCGACGCCGTGTACCGGCTCGTCGAGGACACCTGGCTCGACAGCTGGTCCGCCGACAGGTACGTCGGCACGATCTTCCGCGACGCCCACGAGGCGGCCCTCGTCGACGCGGCGGTCCTGCGCGTGCTCCGCATCCTGCACCAGGTCGGCCCCGACGCCCCCGTCTCCGCCTACCTGGACCACCCGGACTGGCCCGAGGCCGTGCGCGCCGCCCGCGAGGCGCACGTACGGATGGCGCGGTCGGACGGCGACGACCCGGATGCGGCGCCGCGGTCGCTGGAACTGCTGAGGATCCTGACCCGCGGCGTGTGA
- a CDS encoding ABC transporter substrate-binding protein yields MTDRRRATPIHRTVLASALAACLAAGCGVIPSGSGPAGDTITVMTFAPQDTAATNMPGMVGMAKAYERWTNARGGINGRRLRVITCNEKNTPSGAADCARKAVAENAVAVVGSYSQHGRAFMAPLESEGIPFIGGYGVTSEEFQSPLSFPVNGGQPVLLAGAGHQLGRVCEQVSLVRPDTLAGDSMPVLLDAGLKADPAGKAGGAEDIRAAEDTADFVPQARQALDGAAGKDPSGKERGCVTAVLGQRTETFFDAFRRAGDPRRSPQIASVLGSVSQALIDRTGGRDSPFEGALVTGWYPVSTDPLWEPMRRVASEHAFGDHAVDPDDSGTQTAWIAYTVLSEVLKRQEPGEEVTARKIARTLKQAEPVHTGGLTPDLSWRREDMRAIAAYPRMVNGQVTFQVVRSGRLVAQPGEEARDMTGALEQAPSPA; encoded by the coding sequence ATGACCGATCGGCGACGCGCGACCCCCATCCACCGCACCGTGCTCGCATCGGCGCTGGCCGCATGCCTGGCCGCCGGATGCGGCGTGATCCCGTCGGGCTCCGGGCCCGCCGGGGACACCATCACCGTCATGACCTTCGCCCCGCAGGACACCGCCGCCACCAACATGCCCGGCATGGTCGGCATGGCCAAGGCGTACGAGCGCTGGACCAACGCCAGGGGCGGCATCAACGGCCGCCGGCTGCGCGTGATCACCTGCAACGAGAAGAACACCCCGAGCGGCGCCGCGGACTGCGCCCGCAAGGCCGTCGCGGAGAACGCGGTGGCCGTCGTCGGCTCCTACAGCCAGCACGGGCGCGCCTTCATGGCCCCCCTCGAATCCGAGGGCATCCCCTTCATCGGCGGCTACGGCGTCACCTCCGAGGAGTTCCAGAGCCCGCTGTCCTTCCCCGTCAACGGCGGCCAGCCCGTCCTCCTCGCGGGCGCCGGCCACCAGCTGGGCCGGGTCTGCGAGCAGGTGTCCCTGGTGCGGCCCGACACCCTCGCCGGCGACTCCATGCCGGTCCTCCTCGACGCCGGCCTGAAGGCCGACCCGGCCGGCAAGGCGGGCGGCGCCGAGGACATCCGGGCGGCCGAGGACACCGCCGACTTCGTCCCGCAGGCCCGCCAGGCCCTGGACGGCGCGGCGGGCAAGGACCCGTCCGGCAAGGAGCGCGGCTGCGTCACCGCCGTGCTCGGCCAGCGCACCGAGACCTTCTTCGACGCCTTCCGCCGCGCCGGCGACCCGCGCCGCAGCCCGCAGATCGCCTCCGTCCTCGGCAGCGTCAGCCAGGCGCTGATCGACCGCACCGGCGGCCGCGACAGCCCCTTCGAGGGGGCCCTCGTCACCGGCTGGTACCCCGTCTCGACGGACCCGCTGTGGGAGCCGATGCGCCGGGTGGCCTCCGAGCACGCCTTCGGTGACCACGCCGTCGACCCCGACGACAGCGGCACGCAGACCGCCTGGATCGCGTACACCGTGCTGAGCGAGGTCCTGAAGCGGCAGGAGCCCGGCGAGGAGGTCACCGCGCGGAAGATCGCCCGGACCCTGAAGCAGGCGGAACCCGTGCACACCGGGGGCCTGACGCCCGACCTGAGCTGGCGGCGCGAGGACATGCGCGCCATCGCCGCCTACCCCCGCATGGTGAACGGGCAGGTCACCTTCCAGGTCGTTCGCTCCGGGCGGCTCGTCGCCCAGCCGGGCGAGGAGGCGCGGGACATGACCGGGGCCCTGGAGCAGGCCCCGAGCCCGGCCTGA
- a CDS encoding transcriptional regulator: protein MAARPLVARQPNERLQALIQEAGCSNAGLARRVNMCGAEHGLDLRYDKTSVARWLRGQQPRGRAPGIIAEALGRKLGRTVTIDEIGMANGKNLASGIGLQFSPTVGGAIEQASELWRSDVGRRDFLSGSSVAASALVEPSRDWLISGADVQVARNGGSRVGMSDVEAVRATTDALKELDHRFGSGHVRPVVVHYLNSVVSGLIGGSYREPVGRALFAAVARLTELAGYMAVDTGQPGLAQRYYIQALRLAQAAGDRAYGGYVLAASMSHLAAELGNPREIAQLARAAQEGTRGQVTPRAEAMFYAAEARGHALMGDARATAVLASRAVGALERAEPESGDDPVWIRHFDGAYLADELAHCHRDLGQPEQAARQAREALAALPAGKERRRAIGLLLLAAAQVQQREVEQACQTAGRAAELLSGLRSSRGVEYLDDFRARLDPYRDEAAAREFAARLEAVA from the coding sequence ATGGCAGCCAGGCCTCTCGTCGCCCGTCAGCCGAACGAACGGCTGCAGGCACTCATCCAGGAAGCCGGGTGCTCGAACGCCGGGCTCGCCCGGCGCGTCAACATGTGCGGGGCCGAGCACGGCCTCGACCTCCGCTACGACAAGACGTCGGTGGCGCGCTGGCTGCGGGGCCAGCAGCCGCGGGGCCGGGCGCCCGGCATCATCGCGGAGGCGCTCGGCCGAAAACTGGGCCGGACCGTGACGATCGACGAGATCGGCATGGCCAACGGCAAGAACCTCGCCTCCGGGATCGGCCTGCAGTTCTCCCCGACCGTCGGCGGGGCGATCGAGCAGGCCAGCGAGTTGTGGCGGAGCGACGTCGGCCGGCGGGACTTCCTGTCCGGGTCGAGCGTCGCCGCGTCGGCGCTCGTCGAGCCGAGCCGGGACTGGCTGATCAGCGGGGCCGACGTGCAGGTCGCCCGCAACGGCGGCTCGCGCGTCGGCATGTCGGACGTGGAGGCGGTCCGCGCGACGACCGACGCGCTGAAGGAGCTCGACCACCGCTTCGGGAGCGGGCATGTCCGCCCGGTCGTGGTGCACTACCTCAACTCGGTGGTGTCCGGGCTGATCGGCGGCTCGTACCGGGAGCCGGTCGGGCGGGCCCTGTTCGCGGCGGTGGCCCGGCTCACCGAGCTCGCCGGGTACATGGCGGTGGACACGGGCCAGCCGGGGCTGGCGCAGCGGTACTACATCCAGGCTCTGCGGCTGGCGCAGGCCGCGGGGGACCGCGCGTACGGCGGGTACGTGCTCGCGGCGTCCATGAGCCACCTGGCGGCCGAGCTCGGCAACCCGCGGGAGATCGCCCAGCTGGCGCGGGCGGCCCAGGAGGGCACGCGCGGCCAGGTCACGCCGCGGGCCGAGGCCATGTTCTACGCGGCCGAGGCGCGCGGTCACGCGCTGATGGGCGACGCCCGGGCGACGGCGGTGCTGGCCTCGCGGGCTGTCGGCGCCCTGGAGCGGGCCGAGCCGGAGTCCGGGGACGACCCGGTGTGGATCCGGCACTTCGACGGGGCCTACCTGGCGGACGAGCTGGCCCACTGCCACCGCGACCTCGGGCAGCCGGAGCAGGCGGCCCGGCAGGCCCGGGAGGCGCTGGCCGCGCTGCCGGCCGGCAAGGAGCGCCGGCGGGCGATCGGCCTGCTGCTGCTCGCGGCGGCGCAGGTGCAGCAGCGGGAGGTGGAGCAGGCCTGCCAGACCGCGGGACGGGCGGCGGAACTGCTGTCCGGGCTGCGCTCCAGCCGGGGCGTCGAGTACCTGGACGACTTCCGGGCGCGGCTGGACCCGTACCGGGACGAGGCGGCGGCGCGGGAGTTCGCCGCGAGGCTGGAGGCGGTGGCCTAG